One Paraburkholderia agricolaris DNA segment encodes these proteins:
- a CDS encoding AMP-binding protein encodes MEPSAHVDTFARDNLPPQDQWPVFLLDNPDVSYPARFNCATELLDRTIEAGHRDRPAIWSDVDGKPQATTYGELLAMVNRSAHVLVDEMGLQPGNRVLLRGPNTLQMAVAALAALKTGLVVVPTMPLLRAKELKQIIEKAQVGAALCDARLTDELARCNDPQDEFYCAGLKQTRLFHDDSAASLDTLARNKPDHFTACDTAADDVCLIAFTSGTTGAPKGCMHFHRDVLAMCDLFPRHVLKPSSNDVFCGTPPLAFTFGLGGSLCFPLRVGASTVLIERLTPETLLQTVERFHATIMFTAPTFYRQMAPLVAHHDVSSLKKTVSAGEALPDSTRRLWHDATGIDMIDGIGGTELIHIFISAQGDEIRPHAIGRAVPGYVVQAVDDDMQPVPAGTIGKLAVRGPTGCRYLADERQMKFVRDGWNLPGDSVYLDKDGYVFYQARADDMIVSAGYNISGPEVESVLLQHDAVAECGVIGVPDETRGQIVKAFVVLNPGYTPGDELVAQLQDFVKNSVAPYKYPRTIVFLKSLPRTETGKLKRFELRTLK; translated from the coding sequence ATGGAACCGTCAGCACACGTCGATACCTTCGCGCGCGACAATCTTCCGCCGCAGGATCAATGGCCTGTCTTTCTGCTCGACAACCCGGACGTTAGCTACCCGGCGCGCTTCAATTGCGCGACGGAACTGCTCGACAGAACGATCGAAGCGGGGCATCGCGACCGTCCGGCGATCTGGTCCGACGTGGATGGCAAGCCGCAGGCGACCACGTACGGCGAACTGCTTGCCATGGTGAATCGCAGCGCGCATGTGCTGGTCGATGAAATGGGTTTGCAGCCGGGCAACCGCGTGCTTCTGCGCGGACCGAACACCTTGCAGATGGCGGTGGCGGCGCTCGCCGCGCTCAAGACCGGTCTCGTCGTGGTGCCCACCATGCCGCTGCTGCGGGCAAAAGAACTCAAGCAGATCATCGAGAAAGCGCAAGTCGGTGCCGCGCTATGCGACGCACGCCTGACCGATGAGCTCGCACGCTGCAACGATCCCCAGGACGAGTTCTACTGCGCGGGTCTCAAACAGACACGCCTGTTTCATGACGATTCCGCCGCTTCGCTCGACACCCTCGCGCGCAACAAACCGGACCACTTCACCGCGTGCGACACCGCCGCTGACGACGTCTGCCTGATCGCCTTCACCAGCGGCACCACAGGTGCACCGAAAGGCTGCATGCACTTTCATCGTGACGTGCTGGCCATGTGCGATCTGTTTCCGCGGCACGTTCTGAAGCCTTCATCGAACGATGTGTTTTGCGGCACACCTCCGCTCGCCTTCACATTCGGACTGGGTGGCTCGCTGTGCTTTCCTCTGCGAGTCGGCGCGTCGACGGTACTGATCGAGCGGCTCACGCCCGAAACCTTGCTGCAAACCGTCGAACGCTTTCATGCAACGATCATGTTCACCGCGCCGACCTTCTACCGGCAAATGGCGCCGCTCGTCGCGCATCACGACGTGTCAAGCTTGAAGAAAACGGTTTCGGCGGGCGAAGCGTTGCCGGATTCGACACGCCGTCTATGGCACGACGCCACGGGCATCGACATGATCGACGGGATCGGCGGCACCGAGCTGATCCATATTTTCATCTCCGCGCAAGGCGACGAGATTCGCCCGCATGCGATCGGCCGCGCGGTGCCGGGCTACGTGGTGCAAGCCGTGGACGACGACATGCAGCCTGTCCCCGCCGGCACCATCGGCAAACTCGCGGTGCGCGGGCCGACCGGCTGCCGCTACCTGGCCGACGAACGCCAGATGAAGTTCGTACGCGACGGCTGGAACCTCCCCGGCGACTCGGTCTATCTCGACAAAGACGGTTACGTGTTTTATCAGGCCCGCGCCGACGACATGATCGTCTCCGCCGGCTATAACATCTCCGGTCCGGAAGTGGAAAGCGTGCTGCTGCAGCATGATGCGGTGGCCGAATGCGGCGTGATCGGCGTGCCCGACGAAACGCGCGGGCAAATCGTGAAAGCCTTCGTGGTGCTGAACCCCGGTTACACGCCAGGTGACGAACTGGTCGCGCAACTGCAGGATTTCGTGAAGAATAGCGTGGCGCCGTATAAATATCCGCGCACCATCGTATTCTTGAAGTCGCTGCCGCGCACCGAAACCGGCAAGCTGAAGCGCTTTGAATTGCGCACACTGAAGTAG
- a CDS encoding RidA family protein, which yields MKKALLPAGWIKPRGYANGVAATGTQVFIAGQIGWDEQARFQTADFAQQAIQALRNVVAVLHEAGGKPEHLVRLTWYVTDKREYLASLKDIGRAFRELIGDYDIAMSAVQVVALIEDEAKVEIEATAVIPQ from the coding sequence ATGAAAAAAGCTCTCCTTCCCGCTGGTTGGATCAAGCCGCGCGGCTACGCGAACGGCGTTGCCGCAACCGGTACGCAAGTGTTCATTGCCGGCCAGATCGGTTGGGACGAACAGGCGCGTTTTCAGACCGCCGACTTCGCGCAACAGGCAATTCAGGCGCTCAGGAACGTCGTCGCCGTATTGCATGAGGCGGGCGGCAAACCCGAGCACCTGGTTCGCCTGACGTGGTACGTCACGGATAAACGCGAATACCTTGCCTCGCTGAAAGATATCGGCCGCGCCTTTCGCGAGCTGATCGGCGACTACGACATCGCGATGAGCGCGGTGCAGGTCGTTGCATTGATCGAAGACGAAGCCAAGGTCGAGATCGAAGCAACGGCCGTGATTCCCCAGTAA
- a CDS encoding acyl-CoA thioesterase, translated as MSPTFERPVRIRFSHCDPAGIVFFPQYLVMTNALVEDWFNEGLRIDYAQMIAQRRVGLPIVKLDCEFSRPSQMGETITLSLKLAKVGRRSISIEIVGQHGDEIRFSAKQVLVTTSLESGTSIDIPADIASALATFAPQPEPIEAHRS; from the coding sequence ATGAGCCCGACCTTTGAAAGACCGGTCCGCATCCGCTTTTCGCACTGCGATCCGGCCGGCATCGTGTTCTTCCCGCAGTATCTGGTGATGACCAACGCGCTAGTTGAAGACTGGTTCAACGAAGGCCTGCGGATCGACTACGCACAGATGATCGCGCAACGCCGTGTCGGCCTGCCGATCGTCAAACTCGATTGCGAGTTTTCCCGGCCGAGCCAGATGGGCGAAACGATCACGCTATCGCTCAAACTCGCCAAGGTGGGCCGCCGTTCGATCAGCATCGAGATCGTCGGCCAGCATGGCGACGAAATCCGCTTCAGTGCGAAACAGGTGCTGGTGACCACGTCGCTCGAAAGCGGCACCTCCATCGACATTCCCGCCGACATCGCGAGCGCACTCGCGACATTCGCTCCACAGCCCGAACCCATCGAGGCACATCGCTCATGA
- a CDS encoding acyl-CoA dehydrogenase family protein, translating into MDLHSALAWPFFEPRHRELAKGIEAWCSNNLSHVEHDDVDATCRQLVRELGAAGWLKYGVGGVAYGGHGDTIDTRAVCLLRETLAKHSGLADFALAMQGLGSGAISLGGTHEQKTRYLPRVANGSALAAFALSEPEAGSDVAAMALSAREDGDFYVLDGDKTWISNGGIADFYVVFARTGEAPGARGITAFIVDADTPGLEIAERIDVIAPHPLARLHFAGARVPRSQMLGAPGEGFKLAMRTLDIFRTSVAAASLGFARHAMAEGLARAASRKMFGQTLGDFQLTQAKLAQMALTIDSSALLVYRAAWLRDQGENVTREAAMAKWHASEGAQQVIDAAVQLYGGMGVQSGTPVEMLYREIRALRIYEGATEVQQLIVGRDLLKAHAAESGKDAAK; encoded by the coding sequence ATGGATCTGCACAGCGCGCTCGCGTGGCCCTTTTTCGAGCCGCGCCATCGCGAACTGGCCAAGGGTATCGAAGCATGGTGCAGCAACAATCTCTCGCACGTCGAGCACGATGACGTCGACGCGACCTGCCGCCAGCTGGTCCGCGAGCTCGGTGCCGCAGGCTGGCTGAAATACGGTGTTGGCGGCGTGGCCTATGGCGGACATGGCGACACCATCGATACACGCGCCGTGTGCCTGTTGCGCGAAACGCTCGCCAAACATTCCGGTCTCGCGGATTTCGCACTGGCAATGCAAGGGCTCGGCTCCGGTGCGATCTCGCTCGGCGGCACACATGAGCAAAAGACGCGTTACTTGCCGCGCGTCGCGAACGGGTCGGCTCTCGCCGCCTTCGCTTTGTCGGAACCGGAGGCAGGATCGGACGTCGCCGCAATGGCTCTCTCAGCACGAGAAGACGGTGACTTCTACGTACTCGACGGCGACAAGACGTGGATCTCCAACGGCGGCATCGCGGATTTCTACGTGGTGTTCGCCAGAACCGGCGAAGCGCCGGGCGCACGCGGCATTACCGCCTTTATCGTCGACGCCGACACGCCGGGCCTGGAAATCGCCGAACGCATCGACGTAATCGCGCCGCATCCGCTCGCGCGTTTGCACTTTGCCGGCGCACGCGTGCCGCGCAGCCAGATGCTTGGCGCACCCGGCGAAGGTTTCAAGCTCGCGATGCGTACGCTGGATATCTTCCGCACGTCGGTGGCAGCCGCGTCGTTGGGATTCGCGCGTCACGCCATGGCTGAAGGTCTCGCGCGTGCGGCGTCGCGCAAGATGTTCGGCCAGACGCTCGGCGATTTCCAACTGACGCAGGCCAAGCTCGCGCAGATGGCATTGACGATCGACAGCAGCGCGTTGCTGGTATATCGCGCGGCGTGGCTGCGCGATCAGGGCGAAAACGTCACGCGTGAAGCCGCGATGGCCAAGTGGCACGCCAGCGAAGGCGCGCAACAGGTGATCGACGCCGCCGTGCAACTTTATGGCGGAATGGGCGTGCAAAGCGGCACCCCTGTCGAGATGCTGTACCGCGAAATTCGCGCTTTACGGATCTATGAAGGCGCGACCGAAGTGCAGCAGTTGATTGTCGGCCGCGATCTCCTGAAAGCGCATGCGGCGGAATCCGGCAAGGACGCAGCGAAATGA